Proteins from one Deinococcus sp. AB2017081 genomic window:
- the sufU gene encoding Fe-S cluster assembly sulfur transfer protein SufU, with protein MSTLDNLYKQVILDHSRKPRHFGELSGATNVESGHNPSCGDHVQLMLRLDGDVIADAGFTGKGCAISVASASLMTSALRGKTVAEAAQLEHAFLHMIRTGEPDPSLGDLMALQGVHALHTRVKCATLVWQTLDVLLRQVGAEDTTPDAPTP; from the coding sequence ATGAGCACTCTGGACAACCTCTACAAGCAGGTGATCCTGGATCACTCGCGCAAGCCCCGGCACTTCGGGGAGTTGAGTGGCGCCACGAACGTGGAGTCCGGGCACAACCCGAGCTGCGGCGATCACGTCCAGCTGATGCTGCGGCTCGACGGCGACGTGATCGCGGACGCCGGCTTCACCGGCAAGGGCTGCGCGATCTCGGTGGCCAGTGCCAGCCTCATGACCTCGGCGCTGCGGGGCAAGACCGTCGCGGAGGCGGCGCAGCTGGAACACGCGTTCCTGCACATGATCCGCACCGGCGAGCCCGATCCGTCGCTGGGCGACCTGATGGCGCTCCAGGGTGTCCATGCCCTGCACACGCGCGTCAAGTGCGCGACCCTGGTGTGGCAGACCCTGGACGTGCTGCTCCGGCAGGTGGGCGCGGAAGACACCACACCGGATGCACCCACCCCGTAA
- a CDS encoding RNA 2'-phosphotransferase, whose amino-acid sequence MTDHALSRRLSYLLRHAPHEAGLSLAPGGWVPLAPVLAHLQATRADIERVVAGSDKQRFSLREHSIRANQGHSVPVDLELSPVTPPDLLYHGTHPRALAAIRAEGLRPMQRHHVHLSPDLDTARRVGARRGQPVILTIRAGEMHAAGHPFFVSENGVWLVGAVPPGFIGQDA is encoded by the coding sequence ATGACCGACCACGCCCTCTCAAGACGCCTGTCCTACCTCCTGCGGCATGCCCCGCACGAGGCCGGGCTGAGCCTGGCCCCCGGCGGCTGGGTGCCGCTCGCGCCCGTGCTGGCGCATCTGCAGGCCACGCGGGCGGACATCGAGCGGGTCGTGGCCGGCAGCGACAAGCAGCGCTTCAGCCTGCGTGAACACTCGATCCGCGCCAACCAGGGCCACAGCGTCCCGGTCGATCTGGAACTCAGTCCGGTCACACCGCCCGACCTGCTGTACCACGGCACGCATCCCCGTGCTCTGGCCGCCATCCGCGCCGAGGGGCTGCGGCCCATGCAGCGGCATCACGTCCACCTCTCGCCCGATCTGGACACGGCCCGGCGGGTCGGGGCGCGGCGTGGTCAGCCCGTGATCCTGACCATCCGGGCGGGGGAGATGCACGCCGCCGGGCATCCATTCTTCGTCAGCGAGAACGGGGTGTGGCTGGTGGGGGCCGTGCCGCCCGGATTTATCGGGCAGGATGCATAG
- a CDS encoding carboxypeptidase M32, giving the protein MTSHTPETTWNALTLHWQQLADLGGIGSLLGWDQSTFLPVGAAGGRARQQALLAGIVHERATDAAYGRLLDDAQAHTDWTSVQARTLALARRQFEEATRLPGTFVQEFTQHVGESYSAWVEARPANDFTRMVPYLERTLELSLQAASYFPEFASPMDYFIDQSDEGMTAEVVDRVFDDLRAALVPLVEAVAQAPEPRTDFLHRFYAPDVQLRVGGRIAADFGYDLTRGRQDLTAHPFMTRLGGQDVRITTRVREHDLTEALYSTLHETGHALYEQGVAPELLGTPLGGGVSSGVHESQSRLWENLVGRSRAFWAAYFPAFRDAFPEQLSDVTEDEMYRAVNVARRSLIRTDADELTYNLHVITRYGLERELLAGRLAVRDLAQAWHAAYETTLGLRAPSDVDGVLQDVHWYGGGIGGAFQGYTLGNVLSAQFHAAAQRALPGLEAQVARGAFSELHGWLRDHVYAPGSTYTPAELVQRVTGEPLTVGPYVAYLRGKYTALYGVG; this is encoded by the coding sequence ATGACCTCGCACACGCCGGAGACGACCTGGAATGCACTGACGCTGCACTGGCAGCAGCTGGCGGATCTGGGCGGTATCGGATCACTGCTGGGCTGGGATCAGAGCACCTTCCTGCCGGTGGGCGCGGCGGGGGGCCGGGCGCGGCAGCAGGCGCTGCTGGCGGGCATCGTCCATGAGCGGGCGACCGACGCCGCGTATGGCCGGCTGCTGGACGACGCGCAGGCGCACACGGACTGGACATCGGTGCAGGCGCGGACACTGGCCCTGGCCCGCCGCCAGTTCGAGGAAGCGACCCGGCTGCCCGGCACCTTCGTCCAGGAGTTCACGCAGCATGTCGGCGAGTCATATTCGGCGTGGGTCGAGGCGCGGCCCGCGAACGACTTCACGCGGATGGTGCCGTACCTGGAACGGACGCTGGAACTGAGCCTCCAGGCGGCATCGTACTTCCCGGAATTCGCCTCCCCGATGGACTATTTCATCGACCAGTCGGACGAGGGCATGACGGCCGAGGTGGTCGACCGCGTGTTCGACGACCTGCGCGCCGCGCTGGTACCGCTGGTCGAGGCCGTGGCGCAGGCACCGGAGCCCCGCACCGACTTCCTGCACCGGTTCTATGCGCCGGACGTGCAGCTGCGCGTGGGCGGAAGGATCGCGGCAGACTTCGGCTACGACCTGACGCGCGGCCGGCAGGATCTGACCGCGCACCCGTTCATGACGCGCCTGGGCGGCCAGGACGTGCGGATCACGACCCGCGTCAGGGAGCACGATCTGACCGAGGCGCTGTACTCGACCCTGCACGAGACCGGACACGCCCTGTACGAGCAGGGGGTGGCCCCGGAGCTGCTGGGCACGCCGCTGGGGGGCGGGGTCAGTTCCGGCGTCCACGAGAGCCAGTCGCGGCTGTGGGAGAACCTGGTGGGCCGCTCGCGGGCGTTCTGGGCAGCGTATTTCCCGGCCTTCCGCGACGCCTTTCCGGAGCAGCTGTCGGACGTGACCGAGGACGAGATGTACCGCGCGGTGAACGTGGCGCGGCGCTCGCTGATCCGCACCGACGCCGACGAGCTGACGTACAACCTGCACGTGATCACGCGCTACGGGCTGGAGCGGGAACTGCTCGCGGGCCGGCTGGCGGTGCGCGACCTGGCGCAGGCGTGGCACGCGGCCTATGAGACGACGCTGGGGCTGCGGGCCCCCAGTGACGTGGACGGCGTGCTACAGGACGTCCACTGGTATGGGGGCGGCATCGGTGGGGCCTTCCAGGGCTACACGCTGGGGAACGTGCTGAGTGCCCAGTTCCACGCGGCGGCGCAGCGGGCCCTGCCGGGGCTGGAGGCGCAGGTCGCGCGCGGAGCGTTCTCGGAGCTGCACGGCTGGCTGCGTGACCACGTGTATGCGCCGGGCAGCACCTACACCCCGGCGGAACTCGTGCAGCGCGTGACCGGGGAGCCGCTGACCGTCGGGCCCTATGTGGCATATCTGCGCGGGAAGTACACGGCGCTGTACGGCGTGGGCTGA
- a CDS encoding riboflavin synthase, which yields MFTGIIEQVGVIARTTENEGNLTVTIQPTRMWDDVQLGESIAVNGTCLTVTTWDAAGFTVDLSRETLAKTAPHWHGGARVNLERAMTAGARFGGHVVSGHVDGVGEILRVDARPGAYTMTVRAAPHLARYLVPKGSITVDGVSLTVVDAGGPAGSRPELRPDEFTLWLVPHTLEVTTLHTWAAGTRVNLEADQMAKYVERLILMRDWTPDAARVTP from the coding sequence ATGTTCACCGGAATCATCGAACAGGTGGGGGTCATTGCCCGCACCACTGAGAACGAGGGCAACCTGACCGTCACCATCCAGCCCACGCGCATGTGGGACGATGTGCAACTGGGCGAGAGTATCGCCGTGAACGGCACGTGCCTGACCGTGACCACCTGGGACGCGGCGGGCTTCACGGTGGATCTGAGCCGCGAGACGCTGGCGAAGACCGCCCCGCACTGGCACGGTGGCGCGAGGGTCAATCTGGAACGCGCCATGACCGCCGGGGCACGCTTCGGCGGGCACGTAGTCAGTGGTCACGTGGACGGCGTGGGCGAGATCCTGCGCGTGGACGCCCGGCCCGGTGCCTACACCATGACCGTGCGGGCCGCGCCGCATCTGGCGCGGTATCTGGTGCCCAAGGGGAGCATCACCGTGGACGGCGTGAGTCTGACCGTGGTGGACGCGGGCGGCCCCGCCGGCAGCCGCCCGGAACTGCGCCCCGACGAGTTCACGCTGTGGCTGGTGCCGCACACCCTGGAGGTCACGACCCTGCACACCTGGGCGGCTGGCACACGGGTCAATCTGGAGGCCGACCAGATGGCGAAATACGTGGAACGCCTGATCCTGATGCGCGACTGGACGCCGGACGCGGCCAGGGTGACGCCGTGA
- a CDS encoding DinB family protein yields the protein MQLPDLLEVLRRTPGTLDALLRDLGDDWTRLDEGEGTWNPREVVAHLLHAEQTNWWPRLHAILHGDGVFPPFDRHAHLSTHRDTPLNDLLDAFAVERARSLRTLEDHPLSTSTLERTGQHPEFGTVTAAQLLATWAAHDLDHLAQITRTLAGGLQDDVGPWQAYLRVLRGS from the coding sequence ATGCAACTGCCGGATCTGCTGGAGGTGCTGCGGCGTACGCCGGGTACGCTCGACGCCCTGCTGCGCGACCTGGGTGACGACTGGACGCGGCTCGACGAGGGCGAGGGCACGTGGAACCCGCGTGAGGTCGTCGCGCACCTGCTCCACGCCGAGCAGACCAACTGGTGGCCCCGGCTGCACGCCATCCTGCACGGTGACGGTGTGTTTCCGCCCTTCGACCGGCACGCGCACCTGAGCACACACCGCGACACGCCCCTGAACGACCTGCTGGACGCCTTCGCCGTGGAACGCGCCCGCAGCCTCAGGACACTGGAGGATCACCCGCTGTCCACCAGCACCCTGGAGCGCACCGGACAGCACCCGGAGTTCGGCACCGTCACCGCCGCGCAGCTCCTTGCCACGTGGGCCGCGCACGATCTCGACCACCTTGCGCAGATCACCCGCACGCTGGCCGGTGGTCTGCAGGACGACGTCGGGCCGTGGCAGGCCTACCTGCGCGTCCTGCGGGGCAGCTGA
- the ribD gene encoding bifunctional diaminohydroxyphosphoribosylaminopyrimidine deaminase/5-amino-6-(5-phosphoribosylamino)uracil reductase RibD has translation MYDKDAPPGRVAADVPVDERFMTLALEHAATGLGRTAPNPPVGCVIVQGSEVVGRGFHPKAGEPHAEVFALREAGEQARGATAYVTLEPCSHFGRTPPCADALIAAGITRVVVAALDPNPQVAGRGVQRLRDAGIVVDVGVLEAQAVRQQAGFRSVIARGRPWVVAKYAMTLDGKVAALGEGNGAVSGEAARERAMHWRNELDAIAIGSGTLSLDDPALTVRGVPSGRDPRPVVFDRRAASDPQARAWREGAVLVTAPDAQVGTLEAAGITVLRADTLPDALRGLGELGLSSVLLEGGPTLLSAFLEQRLVDEVRVFFAPKLLGAGLSPLTGPIRPMHEAQTLDDVTVEPLGPDVLVTGLLSDIPRL, from the coding sequence ATGTATGACAAGGACGCACCACCCGGAAGGGTGGCGGCCGACGTGCCCGTGGACGAGCGCTTCATGACGCTCGCGCTGGAGCACGCGGCCACAGGACTGGGACGCACCGCGCCGAATCCCCCCGTGGGATGCGTGATTGTCCAGGGTAGTGAGGTGGTGGGACGCGGCTTCCACCCAAAGGCGGGCGAGCCCCATGCCGAGGTCTTCGCCCTGCGGGAAGCGGGCGAGCAGGCACGCGGTGCTACGGCCTACGTGACCCTGGAACCGTGCAGCCACTTTGGTCGCACCCCGCCCTGCGCCGACGCGCTGATCGCGGCGGGCATTACGCGGGTGGTCGTGGCGGCCCTCGATCCGAATCCACAGGTGGCGGGGCGGGGGGTACAGAGGTTGCGGGACGCGGGAATCGTGGTCGATGTGGGCGTGCTGGAGGCCCAGGCCGTGCGCCAGCAGGCGGGCTTCCGCAGCGTGATCGCGCGGGGTCGCCCGTGGGTGGTGGCGAAGTACGCCATGACCCTGGACGGCAAGGTGGCCGCGCTGGGCGAGGGCAACGGGGCCGTGAGCGGCGAGGCCGCCCGCGAACGCGCCATGCACTGGCGGAACGAACTGGACGCCATTGCCATCGGCAGCGGCACGCTGAGCCTGGACGACCCGGCCCTGACGGTGCGCGGCGTGCCCAGCGGCCGTGACCCGCGCCCGGTGGTGTTCGACCGCCGCGCCGCGAGTGATCCGCAGGCTCGGGCGTGGCGCGAGGGCGCGGTGCTCGTGACCGCGCCGGACGCCCAGGTGGGCACGCTTGAAGCTGCGGGAATCACCGTGCTGAGGGCCGACACCCTGCCGGACGCCCTGCGCGGTCTGGGCGAACTGGGCCTCAGCAGCGTGCTGCTCGAAGGCGGGCCGACGCTCCTGAGCGCCTTCCTTGAACAGCGACTGGTGGACGAGGTGCGGGTCTTTTTTGCCCCGAAGCTCCTGGGCGCGGGCCTGAGCCCCCTGACCGGCCCCATCCGACCCATGCACGAGGCCCAGACCCTGGACGACGTGACCGTGGAGCCGCTCGGCCCAGACGTGCTCGTGACCGGGCTGCTCAGCGACATCCCACGCCTGTAA
- a CDS encoding vWA domain-containing protein: protein MARITRYSKFEGELDQLDSSELMQMIQEALLGQGMNDPYDPDPNARPSMDDLFDAILEALAERGMIPEEQLMEAMQADDVRETPLGQQIERLMDRLQQDGFIRKEFEDGEGQGGNGDPGDAKFNLTDKSIDFLGYKSLRDLMGGLGRSSAGAHDTREYASGVEMTGELKNYEFGDTMNLDTTATLGNVISKGFDNLEESDLVIRQAEYNSSAATIVLLDCSHSMILYGEDRFTPAKQVALALAHLIRTQYPGDTVKFVLFHDSAEEVPVSKLAQAQIGPYHTNTAGGLRLAQQLLKRENKDMKQIVMITDGKPSALTLPDGRIYKNAYGLDPYVLGATLREVANCRRSGIQVNTFMLARDPELVGFVRRVSEMTKGKAYFTTPHNIGQYVLMDFMTNKTKMIN from the coding sequence ATGGCTCGCATCACCCGGTACAGCAAATTCGAGGGCGAACTGGATCAGCTGGATTCCAGCGAACTCATGCAGATGATCCAGGAAGCGCTGCTGGGGCAGGGCATGAACGACCCCTACGACCCGGATCCCAACGCCAGACCATCCATGGACGACCTGTTCGACGCCATTCTGGAGGCCCTCGCGGAACGCGGCATGATCCCCGAGGAGCAGCTGATGGAGGCCATGCAGGCCGACGACGTCCGCGAGACGCCGCTGGGCCAGCAGATCGAGCGCCTGATGGACAGACTCCAGCAGGACGGCTTCATCCGCAAGGAGTTCGAGGACGGCGAGGGGCAGGGCGGCAACGGCGACCCCGGCGACGCGAAGTTCAACCTGACCGACAAGAGCATCGACTTCCTGGGCTACAAGAGCCTGCGCGACCTGATGGGCGGCCTGGGCCGCAGCAGCGCCGGGGCCCATGACACCCGCGAGTACGCCAGCGGCGTCGAGATGACCGGCGAGCTCAAGAACTACGAGTTCGGCGACACGATGAACCTCGACACGACCGCCACGCTGGGCAACGTGATCTCCAAGGGCTTCGACAATCTGGAGGAGAGCGATCTGGTCATCCGGCAGGCCGAGTACAACTCGTCGGCCGCCACCATCGTGCTCCTGGACTGCTCGCACTCCATGATCCTGTACGGAGAAGACCGCTTTACCCCGGCCAAGCAGGTCGCGCTGGCGCTGGCCCACCTGATCCGCACGCAGTACCCCGGTGACACCGTGAAGTTCGTGCTGTTCCACGACAGCGCCGAGGAGGTGCCGGTGAGCAAGCTGGCCCAGGCACAGATCGGGCCGTACCACACCAACACGGCCGGCGGCCTGCGGCTCGCGCAGCAGCTCCTGAAGCGCGAGAACAAGGACATGAAGCAGATCGTCATGATCACCGACGGCAAGCCCAGCGCCCTGACGCTGCCCGACGGCCGCATCTACAAGAACGCCTACGGCCTCGACCCCTACGTGCTGGGCGCGACCCTGCGCGAGGTCGCCAACTGCCGCCGCAGCGGCATTCAGGTCAACACCTTCATGCTGGCCCGCGACCCCGAACTGGTGGGCTTCGTCCGCCGGGTCAGCGAGATGACCAAGGGCAAGGCGTACTTCACCACGCCGCACAACATCGGCCAGTACGTCCTGATGGACTTCATGACGAACAAGACGAAGATGATCAATTAG
- the ribH gene encoding 6,7-dimethyl-8-ribityllumazine synthase — translation MNRIEATLLATDLKFAIVSTRWNHLIVDRLVEGAELAFVQHGGQTANLDHFLAPGSYEVPLVARRLAESGKYDAVVCLGAVIKGDTDHYDFVAGGAATGILNTSLHTGVPVAFGVLTTDTVEQALNRAGIKAGNKGAEAVLAMIETVNLLRKIG, via the coding sequence ATGAACCGAATCGAAGCCACCCTCCTCGCCACCGACCTCAAATTCGCCATCGTCAGCACGCGCTGGAACCACCTGATCGTCGACCGACTGGTCGAGGGAGCGGAACTCGCCTTCGTGCAGCACGGCGGGCAGACCGCCAATCTGGATCACTTCCTGGCCCCCGGCAGCTACGAGGTGCCGCTGGTGGCCCGCCGGCTGGCCGAGTCCGGCAAGTACGACGCCGTGGTGTGCCTGGGAGCCGTCATCAAGGGCGATACCGACCACTACGACTTCGTGGCGGGCGGCGCGGCGACCGGCATCCTGAACACCAGCCTGCACACGGGCGTGCCCGTGGCCTTCGGCGTGCTGACCACCGACACCGTCGAGCAGGCGCTGAACCGCGCCGGCATCAAGGCCGGGAACAAGGGGGCCGAGGCCGTGCTGGCGATGATCGAGACGGTGAATCTGCTGCGAAAGATCGGCTGA
- a CDS encoding DinB family protein produces MSQSTRAVRAFQSHRAALIDLYDQLPEEQANFAAWEGGMSFVRLADHLSASVNRVPAMLRGEKPDAPGAPSATLAEARARLQSTQDAFAGTVSTLSDEDIQRRIPAFGGREMPVWMLLDFITQHEAHHKGQAWMMARMVGVTPPMFVKMG; encoded by the coding sequence ATGAGCCAGTCCACCCGCGCCGTCCGTGCGTTCCAGTCCCACCGCGCCGCCCTGATCGACCTGTACGACCAGCTTCCCGAGGAGCAGGCGAATTTCGCGGCGTGGGAGGGGGGCATGAGCTTCGTGCGGCTCGCTGACCACCTGTCCGCCAGCGTGAACCGCGTGCCGGCCATGCTGCGCGGCGAGAAGCCGGACGCCCCCGGCGCACCCAGTGCCACCCTGGCCGAGGCCCGTGCCCGGCTCCAGAGCACCCAGGACGCCTTCGCGGGTACGGTCTCGACCCTGTCCGACGAGGACATCCAGCGGCGTATTCCGGCCTTCGGTGGCCGGGAGATGCCGGTGTGGATGCTGCTCGACTTCATCACCCAGCACGAGGCGCACCACAAGGGTCAGGCCTGGATGATGGCGCGCATGGTCGGCGTGACGCCGCCGATGTTCGTCAAGATGGGCTGA
- the ribA gene encoding GTP cyclohydrolase II, which translates to MTLSTIPELLAELQAGRPVILVDDEHRENEGDLLMPAATATPEWINFMAREGRGLICVTLTPDRARALELTPMVGGSTDPNGTAFTVSVDHVSNSTGISAFDRAATIAALLDDRAAPADFRRPGHIFPLVARAGGVLRRSGHTEAGCDLARLAGFAPVGVICEIMGDDGEMSRLPDLLAFGAKHGLKVGSIEALIAYRLEHDPFMQLVAEAKLPTDYGDFRLVGFEDTLSGAEHVALVMGEVTPEPLLVRVHSECLTGDGFHSLRCDCGAQRDAAMQAIAAEGRGVLVYLRQEGRGIGLLNKIRAYHLQDGGADTVEANLQLGFPADARDFGIGAQMLHLLGARQLRVLTNNPRKLHSLGGFGLEVVERVPLHVGRNEYNAVYLGTKAAKLGHIGTDGSGD; encoded by the coding sequence GTGACCCTGTCCACCATTCCTGAGCTGCTGGCCGAACTGCAGGCGGGGCGGCCCGTGATCCTCGTGGACGACGAACACCGCGAGAACGAGGGCGACCTGCTGATGCCCGCCGCCACCGCCACGCCTGAGTGGATCAACTTCATGGCCCGCGAGGGACGCGGCCTGATCTGCGTGACCCTGACCCCCGACCGGGCACGGGCGCTGGAACTGACCCCTATGGTGGGCGGCAGCACCGATCCCAACGGCACGGCGTTCACCGTCAGCGTGGATCACGTGAGCAACTCCACCGGCATCAGCGCCTTCGACCGTGCGGCGACAATTGCGGCCCTGCTGGACGACCGGGCCGCCCCCGCCGATTTCCGCCGTCCGGGCCACATCTTCCCGCTGGTGGCCCGCGCCGGGGGCGTGCTGCGGCGTTCTGGGCACACCGAGGCCGGTTGCGACTTGGCGCGGCTCGCGGGCTTTGCGCCCGTGGGCGTGATCTGCGAGATCATGGGCGATGACGGCGAGATGAGCCGCCTGCCCGACCTGCTGGCCTTCGGGGCAAAGCATGGCCTGAAGGTCGGCAGCATCGAGGCCCTGATCGCGTACCGCCTGGAACACGATCCGTTCATGCAGCTGGTGGCCGAGGCAAAATTGCCCACCGACTACGGCGACTTCCGCCTGGTGGGCTTCGAGGACACCCTGAGCGGCGCGGAACACGTCGCCCTGGTCATGGGCGAGGTCACGCCGGAGCCCCTGCTGGTGCGCGTGCATTCCGAGTGCCTGACCGGCGACGGCTTCCACTCGCTGCGCTGCGACTGCGGTGCCCAGCGCGACGCCGCCATGCAGGCGATTGCCGCCGAGGGCCGGGGCGTGCTCGTGTACCTGCGCCAGGAGGGCCGGGGCATCGGCCTGCTGAACAAGATCCGGGCGTATCACCTTCAGGACGGCGGCGCGGACACCGTCGAGGCCAACCTGCAACTCGGTTTTCCCGCCGATGCCCGCGACTTCGGCATCGGGGCACAGATGCTGCACCTGCTGGGGGCGCGGCAGCTGCGCGTGCTGACCAACAACCCCCGCAAGCTCCACTCCCTGGGTGGCTTCGGCCTGGAGGTCGTCGAGCGCGTGCCCCTGCACGTGGGCCGCAACGAATACAACGCCGTGTACCTGGGCACGAAGGCCGCCAAGCTCGGGCACATCGGCACGGATGGGAGCGGGGACTGA
- a CDS encoding Sir2 family NAD-dependent protein deacetylase produces the protein MTLSQARAALAAASRVAVLTGAGVSAESGIPTFRDAQTGHWARFRPEDLASPPAYRRDPEMVWEWYAGRYRDVLAAEPNGAHHLLARLEREKGAGFFLATQNVDGLHARAGSGQGGGRMVELHGTLLSARDEVTGEVFPLPAPDVLVTPPISPTGHRMRPNIVWFGEYLPEDALHAAQRAFQAAEVALIVGTSGAVYPAAGLAGETLYAGGTVIEINPEETELSDQMTYCVRDVASRGLAALMS, from the coding sequence ATGACCCTGTCTCAGGCCCGCGCCGCCCTGGCTGCCGCTTCCCGCGTGGCCGTCCTGACCGGTGCCGGCGTGAGTGCCGAAAGCGGTATCCCCACCTTCCGGGACGCGCAGACCGGGCACTGGGCGCGCTTTCGCCCGGAAGATCTGGCGAGCCCGCCCGCATACCGTCGCGACCCGGAGATGGTCTGGGAGTGGTACGCCGGGCGCTACCGCGACGTGCTGGCGGCCGAACCGAACGGGGCGCATCACCTCCTGGCGCGGCTGGAGCGGGAGAAGGGGGCGGGCTTCTTCCTGGCGACCCAGAACGTGGACGGCCTGCACGCCCGGGCCGGCAGTGGGCAGGGCGGCGGGCGCATGGTTGAGCTGCACGGCACCCTGCTGTCTGCACGGGACGAGGTGACGGGCGAGGTCTTCCCGCTGCCTGCGCCGGATGTGCTGGTCACGCCGCCGATCTCTCCGACCGGCCACCGGATGCGTCCGAACATCGTGTGGTTCGGGGAGTACCTGCCGGAAGATGCCCTGCACGCGGCCCAGCGCGCGTTTCAGGCGGCAGAGGTGGCCCTGATCGTTGGCACCAGCGGCGCGGTGTATCCGGCGGCCGGTCTGGCGGGGGAGACCCTGTATGCCGGCGGCACCGTCATCGAGATCAATCCCGAGGAGACGGAACTGTCGGATCAGATGACGTACTGCGTGCGCGACGTGGCCTCACGCGGGTTGGCGGCGCTGATGTCATGA
- a CDS encoding LacI family DNA-binding transcriptional regulator, translating into MPSIQDVARLASVSTATASRALSRPDMVATGTRERVEAAAQQLGYQPNVLARSLRQKETRTIGLIVADILNPFHAMLAKGVQDAADQHGYTVFLFNSDEEPAKELRAMDTLRGHLPTGLIVAPTSGTRAHLKTLPDLPVVELDRVSGHAGSTTVTVDNLGGAITATRHLIELGHRRIGMIVGQQDISTAIDRHAGYRAALHDAQLPYDPTLVLPGHHREDDGYRAARQLLGRPAGTRPTALFIGNNEMTVGAVLAARELELDIPGDLSIVGFDDSRWAQTMSPPLTVISQPAYDLGRLACEHLINELGQPRPVTPARVQLPTELVVRHSTGPPAGDALSRAPRPHSVPPPHSR; encoded by the coding sequence ATGCCCAGTATTCAGGACGTTGCCCGACTTGCCAGCGTATCCACCGCCACCGCGTCCCGCGCGTTGAGCCGGCCGGACATGGTGGCGACGGGCACGCGCGAGCGGGTCGAGGCGGCCGCGCAGCAGCTCGGATACCAGCCCAACGTGCTGGCCCGGAGCCTGCGCCAGAAGGAGACCCGGACGATCGGTCTGATCGTCGCCGATATCCTCAACCCCTTTCACGCCATGCTGGCCAAGGGCGTGCAGGACGCGGCCGATCAGCACGGCTACACCGTCTTCCTGTTCAACAGTGACGAGGAGCCCGCCAAGGAACTGCGCGCCATGGACACGCTGCGCGGCCACCTGCCCACCGGCCTGATCGTCGCGCCGACCAGCGGCACCCGTGCCCACCTCAAGACGCTGCCGGATCTGCCGGTCGTGGAACTCGACCGGGTCAGCGGTCACGCCGGCAGTACCACCGTCACGGTGGACAACCTGGGCGGGGCCATCACGGCCACCCGCCACCTGATCGAGCTGGGGCACCGCCGGATCGGCATGATCGTCGGGCAGCAGGACATCAGCACGGCGATCGACCGCCACGCCGGCTACCGCGCCGCCCTGCACGACGCGCAGCTCCCGTATGACCCGACCCTGGTGCTGCCCGGACACCACCGCGAGGACGACGGTTACCGGGCGGCGCGGCAGCTGCTGGGGCGCCCGGCCGGTACGCGCCCGACCGCCCTGTTCATCGGCAACAACGAGATGACCGTGGGGGCCGTGCTGGCGGCCCGCGAACTCGAGCTCGACATCCCCGGCGACCTGTCGATCGTGGGCTTCGACGACTCCCGCTGGGCCCAGACCATGTCTCCACCCCTGACCGTGATCTCCCAGCCCGCCTACGACCTGGGCCGGCTGGCCTGCGAACACCTGATCAATGAGCTGGGGCAGCCCCGCCCGGTCACCCCGGCACGGGTTCAGCTGCCCACCGAACTTGTCGTCCGCCACTCCACCGGGCCGCCTGCCGGCGACGCCCTGTCACGCGCTCCACGTCCGCACTCCGTTCCCCCGCCCCATTCACGTTAA